In a single window of the Clarias gariepinus isolate MV-2021 ecotype Netherlands chromosome 16, CGAR_prim_01v2, whole genome shotgun sequence genome:
- the LOC128544890 gene encoding neuronal acetylcholine receptor subunit alpha-9-II, translating to MSWIMSFGVAAVCFVRLLTEVAHAAQGHFAHQLLNDLMENYSNALRPVEDTDKTLNVTLQVTLSQIKDMDERNQVLIAYLWIRQTWYDAYLKWDKDEYDGLEVIRIPSSLVWRPDVVLYNKADEDLPSPVDTNVVLRYTGEITWDAPAITKSSCVVDVSYFPFDSQQCNLTFGSWTYNGNQVDITMAMDSGDLSDLVENVEWECDGMPATKNVIMYGCCSDPYPDITYTLLLRRRSSFYIFNLLLPCFLISFLAPLGFFLPADSGEKVSLGVTVLLALTVFQLVVAESMPHTESVPLIGKYYIATMTMITASTSLTIFIMNIHFCGAEAKPVPRWAKVFIIGYMSRIFFVYEVGESCTSPLARDKDANYQKQIRQQKPTRQKPDPTRNPSDLPPPSNLTLDPCLFCGPQSGGFGDDPKLVKNVEYIANCFREQKLTSLKVAEWKKVAKVMDRFFMWIFFAMVFLMSILIIGKSS from the exons ATGAGCTGGATCATGAGCTTCGGTGTTGCAGCCGTGTGCTTTGTGCGACTGTTGACAGAGG TGGCTCACGCCGCCCAGGGTCACTTTGCGCATCAACTGTTAAATGACCTCATGGAGAATTACTCAAACGCTCTACGGCCCGTGGAAGACACAGACAAAACACTCAATGTCACACTGCAGGTCACACTGTCTCAGATTAAAGACATG gacgaACGTAACCAAGTCCTTATAGCGTACCTGTGGATAAGGCAGACTTGGTATGATGCCTACCTGAAGTGGGATAAAGATGAGTATGATGGCCTTGAGGTCATCCGCATCCCCAGCAGCCTGGTGTGGAGACCCGATGTAGTGCTTTACAACAA agctgaTGAAGATTTGCCTAGCCCAGTGGACACAAATGTTGTGCTGAGGTACACTGGTGAGATCACATGGGATGCTCCAGCCATCACCAAAAGCTCATGTGTGGTGGACGTGTCCTACTTCCCTTTCGACAGCCAGCAGTGTAATCTCACCTTTGGTTCATGGACTTATAATGGCAATCag GTGGACATCACCATGGCCATGGATAGTGGAGACCTCTCAGACCTGGTGGAGAATGTGGAATGGGAGTGTGATGGTATGCCTGCCACCAAGAACGTGATCATGTACGGCTGCTGCTCAGACCCGTACCCAGacatcacatacacactattGCTACGCAGACGCTCCTCCTTCTACATCTTCAACCTGCTGCTGCCCTGCTTTCTCATTTCCTTCCTTGCACCACTTGGCTTCTTTTTACCTGCCGACTCAGGTGAGAAGGTCTCGCTAGGCGTCACCGTGCTGTTGGCACTCACTGTGTTCCAGCTAGTGGTGGCTGAGAGCATGCCACATACTGAGAGCGTCCCGCTCATAG GTAAATACTACATTGCGACAATGACGATGATCACGGCCTCCACCTCTCTCACCATCTTCATCATGAACATCCACTTCTGTGGTGCTGAAGCCAAACCAGTCCCTCGCTGGGCCAAAGTGTTTATCATCGGCTACATGAGCAGGATCTTCTTTGTCTACGAAGTTGGAGAGAGCTGCACCTCACCACTAGCACGGGACAAAGATGCAAACTACCAGAAACAGATCCGTCAACAGAAACCGACCAGGCAGAAGCCAGATCCAACCAGGAACCCTTCAGATTTGCCACCTCCTTCAAATTTGACCTTGGACCCCTGTCTGTTTTGTGGGCCACAGAGTGGTGGGTTCGGGGATGACCCGAAGCTCGTCAAGAACGTCGAGTACATTGCAAACTGCTTCCGGGAGCAGAAACTGACGTCCCTGAAAGTGGCTGAGTGGAAGAAGGTGGCCAAGGTGATGGACAGGTTCTTCATGTGGATCTTCTTTGCCATGGTCTTCCTCATGAGCATCCTCATCATTGGCAAATCGTCATGA